In Mucilaginibacter sp. KACC 22063, the genomic stretch ACCAAATGTTTAACATCATGGCCGTCGGTGGGGCCAAAATAACGGAACTTAAGCGCCTCAAAGAAATTGCTTTGTTTAAGCAGTGTTCCTTTAATGCTTTTTTCCAGTTTCTTGGCAATCTTAAATGCATCAGGGCCAACCTGTGATAGTTTTCCTAATACATAAGCTATATCATCCCTAAACCGGTTGTATGGTTTAGAGGTGGTAATATCTGTTAAATATTCTTTAAGCGCACCCACGTTAGGGTCAATCGACATGCAGTTGTCGTTCAGGATCACTAAAATATTAGTGTTCTCGATACCTGCATGGTTAAGCGCTTCAAAGGCCATACCCGCTGTCATGGCGCCATCGCCGATAACGGCTACGTGCTGGCGGTCGTTCTCGCCTTTATAGTGCGATGCAACAGCCATACCCAAAGCAGCAGAAATTGAAGTTGACGAGTGGCCGACACCAAAGGTATCGTACTCGCTTTCGCTGCGTTTCGGGAAACCGCTTATACCGCCATAAACACGGTTGGTATGGAAATTATCGCGGCGGCCTGTTAATATTTTATGCCCATATGCCTGGTGGCCAACATCCCATACTAACTGATCGTAAGGCGTGTTAAGCACATAATGCAGGGCTACCGTCAGTTCAACAACACCAAGGCTGGCAGCAAAGTGGCCGCCATTTACTGATACAACATCAATAATATACTGGCGCAGCTGCTGGCACACCTGCTCAAGCTCTTCTTCGCTAAATTGCTTTAAATCAGAGGGCGAATTGATTTTTTGTAGTAAATCTCCGGCAGGAACTTGCATCAAATTATTAAGTAATATAACTTACAAAGTAAGCTATTTTTGTGTACAAATATCGACAAATAATAACATATAAATGTTTGCAATTTTATTCGTTCCGATTTTGCGCAGAATAGCTTATTTTTGAGCGCTTTATGAGCGAAGATCAGTTTGAAATAAGATTACCGCAATTTGAGGGGCCCTTTGATCTTCTGCTGTTTTTTATTGAGCGCGATGAACTTGACATCCAGGACATCCCGATAGCACGCATAACCGATGATTTTCTGAACTATATACAGCACATGAGCAGCCTTAATATGGAAGTGGCCAGCGAATTTATTTTTGTTGCTGCTACCCTGATGCGTATTAAAGCTAAAATGCTGCTGCCGCGTTATGATGCCGAAACCGGCACTGAGATTGACCCCAAAGAGGATCTGGTACGTAAGCTGATCGAATACAAGAAATTTAAACTGGTTTGCGAAGAAATGCGGCCAATGGAAGAAGAAAGGCTTAAACAGGAGAAGCGGGGTAACATTGCCGCAGACCTGCAGCAGGTTGAAGAAGTGCCGCTGCCCGGCGAGGAGCTAAGCAGTATCAGCCTGTATAAGCTAATGCTGGTTTATGACCGTATGCTGCGCCGCTGGCAAACCCGTACCGAGCCGGTAAAACACACCGTAGTACAGTATCCTTATACAATAGAAAAGCAAAAGCTGGCCATTGCCGACCTGCTAAATATCAACAAAAGGCTGGAGTTTGCCGCCATCACAAAAATGTCTGAGAATAAAGTACACTTTGTGTATAATTTCTTAGCTTTATTAGAGATGCTGCAACAACAGTTAATTGAAATTCAGATCGGTACGGGCTACAACAATTTTTGGGTTTCGGCCATACCACAAACCGACTTGAACTAATACACTGTTTTTTTAACTTTTTATGAAAAGAGACAAATTGATTTTTAAACTGCTTGAAGAAGAGCAGGACCGCCAGGAAAAAGGCATTGAACTGATTGCTTCTGAAAACTTTGTGAGCAAACAGGTTATGGAAGCCGCTGGTTCTGTTGCCACTAACAAATATGCCGAAGGTTTACCTGGCAAGCGTTATTATGGCGGCTGCGAAGTAGTTGACGAAATTGAAACCATTGCCATTGAGCGTGCCAAAGAGCTTTTTAACGCCGAATGGGTTAACGTACAACCACACTCTGGCGCACAGGCCAATGCTGCTGTTATGCTGGCTTGCCTGCAGCCAGGAGATAAAATCTTAGGGTTCGACCTTTCACACGGCGGGCACTTAACGCATGGTTCGCCAGTTAACTTTTCAGGGAAACTGTACCAGCCATTTTTCTATGGTGTAAAACAGGATACCGGCCTTATCGATTATGAAAGCCTGCGTGAAACCGCTTTACGAGAACGCCCTAAAATGATCATTTGCGGTGCATCGGCATATTCGCGCGATTGGGATTACGCTTTTATCCGCCAGGTGGCCGACGAGATTGGCGCTTTGGTACTTGCCGATATTTCGCACCCATCAGGCCTTATTGCCAGGGGCTTGCTAAATGACCCGCTTCCGCACTGTCATATCGTAAGCACAACTACACATAAAACATTACGCGGCCCGCGTGGTGGTATGATTATGCTGGGTAAAGATTTCGAAAACCCCTGGGGCCATAAAACACCGAAAGGCGAGATCCGTTTAATGTCAAACCTGCTGGATATGGCCGTTTTCCCAGGCACACAAGGCGGCCCGCTTGAGCATATCATTGCTGCAAAAGCTGTTGCATACGGCGAAGCTTTAAGCGAAGATTATATGAAATACATTTTGCAGGTTAAAAAGAATGCTGCCGCCATGGCCGATGCATTGACCAGCCTGAATTATAACATCATATCCGGCGGAACCGATAACCATTTGATGCTGATTGACCTTCGCAATAAAAACATTACAGGTAAAGCTGCCGAAAATGCACTTGTTACGGCTGACATTACTGTTAATAAAAATATGGTGCCTTTTGATGACAAATCACCTTTTGTTACATCGGGTATACGTGTGGGTACTGCTGCTATTACTACAAGGGGTTTCAAAGAAAAGCACATGGAAGAGATCGTTGGCATGATAGATGCCGTGATTAAAAATCATGAAAGTGAACATTCTATCAGAAAGATACGTAAAAGCGTACACGCTCTGACTGAAAAGTTCCCCCTATATAAGTAATAAGATAGTGTAGTAAGATATGGTTGAACATAATCCTGTACCGGCCAATGAGAAAGAACGATTAGAAGCCCTGAACTCGTATGACATATTGGACACCCTGCCCGAAAAGCAGTATGACGCCATTGTGCGCCTGGCATCCTATATATGCGAAGTACCATTGGCTTTTATCAGTTTCATTGACCGGGACAGGCAATGGTTCAAGTCAAAACAAGGATTGGATGTTGATGCTATCCCCCGTGCCGATTCCTTTTGCCGCTTTACCATTATGTCTGACATATTGGTTGAAGTACCAGACACTACCAAACACAACATATTTTCAGGAAGCCAGATTGTTATCGATGAGCCTAACATCAGGTTTTATGCAAGCGCACCGCTTATTGATCCGGAAGGCCACCATTTAGGTTCGCTGTGTGTATTTGATACCAAGCCTAAAACGCTGAACAATAGTCAGCGGGATGCACTGACTACTTTAGCAGAAGAGGTGATATCGCACCTTACCATACGCAAGCAGAAAAAGGAGCTGGAGGCTACGCTTCAGTGGCATAAAGAATTCTATAACCTGTTTAACAGTTCGCCGGAGATACACTGCATCACCGATAAAGACCTTAACATCTTATTTATTAACAAGGCTGTTACAGGTATCCTGGGTTATCAGCCGCAACAGGCTATCGGGCAGCCCATCTGGAAGTATTTCCCTGATGAAAAGCGTGTAGAGATCTTAAAACTGATGCGCAGCGATGCCAGCAGGTATAACCGTTCTTTCCAGATTGAAACGCCTATTACATTGCCCGATCACAGCGATGTGCGCTTTGTTAGCTGGAGTGTTGTGGCACATGGTGAAAAATGGTATGCCAGCGGACGCGACATTACCGAAAACAAACGTATTGGCGAAGAGCTTGAAATGCTTTCATTGGCAGCAAGTAAAGTGAACAATGGCATCGTTATCAGCAACAGCGATGATAAGGTGGTTTGGGCAAACAGCGGCTTTAAAGATATTACCGGCTATTCGCTTACGGATGTTTATAATCAGCGCTTGCGCGATATTTTAAAAGGGAAAGTTGCTAATAAGACACTTGAAGAGAAGCTTGATGAAGATATTAAATACAAGCGATCTTACGAAGTTGAATTGCAAATGCACCGTAAAGACGGTACTCCGATATGGGTATCTATTATTAACTCCATTGTACGCGATGCTGATGGTAATGTAGATAAACAGATAAGGGTAGTTATTGACATAACCGAACGTAAGCGGATCGAACAGGATGTCGAGATCCTGTCATCAGCTGCACGGCGCTCACCGAGCGGTATCCTCATTCGTGATAAGGATATGCGCATTGTATGGATGAATGAGGCGCTTGAGACAATTACCGGTTATTCACTTGAAGAAATGCGCGGTGAAACTTTTAGCGATAAACTTGTTGGGCCGCAAACCGACACTAAAATTTTACAGGCTGCTATCCAGGCCCGTGAGAATAACAGGCCTTACGAAATTGAGGTAAATCTTTATAAAAAGGATGGTACACCGGTGTGGGTGTTCCTGTCTAACAGTCCATATTTTAATGAAACCGGGCAGTTGGAACGCCAGATTATGGTAGCTGTAGATATTACCGAGCGGAAACTGGCAGAACAGCAACTTACCACACTATCGCTCGTGGCAAGCAATACAACCAGCGGCGTAGTCATAAATAACGGTGAAGGCGAAGTGGAATGGGTAAACCAGGCATTTGAAAAAATTACCGGTTATAACTGCGATGATGTTTATGGTAAACACCTGGGCGATGTACTGAAAGGCGAGCTTACGGATGTAAGTATAATCGAAAAATCGCGTCAACTGTCGCGTAATAAACAGTCTTTTGATGTGGATCTGCTTGTTTACCGCAAAGACGGGAAACCACTATGGGTATCAGTAATCAATTCTGTAATACTGGATGCCGAAGGTAAAGTTGATAAATACATTGAAGTAATCATAGATATTTCTGCCAAGAAGAAAACCGAGATTGAACTGATCTCTGCTAAGGAAGAAGCGTTGCAGCTTAGCCGGGCTAAAGATATGTTCATATCTGTAATGAGCCATGA encodes the following:
- the glyA gene encoding serine hydroxymethyltransferase, coding for MKRDKLIFKLLEEEQDRQEKGIELIASENFVSKQVMEAAGSVATNKYAEGLPGKRYYGGCEVVDEIETIAIERAKELFNAEWVNVQPHSGAQANAAVMLACLQPGDKILGFDLSHGGHLTHGSPVNFSGKLYQPFFYGVKQDTGLIDYESLRETALRERPKMIICGASAYSRDWDYAFIRQVADEIGALVLADISHPSGLIARGLLNDPLPHCHIVSTTTHKTLRGPRGGMIMLGKDFENPWGHKTPKGEIRLMSNLLDMAVFPGTQGGPLEHIIAAKAVAYGEALSEDYMKYILQVKKNAAAMADALTSLNYNIISGGTDNHLMLIDLRNKNITGKAAENALVTADITVNKNMVPFDDKSPFVTSGIRVGTAAITTRGFKEKHMEEIVGMIDAVIKNHESEHSIRKIRKSVHALTEKFPLYK
- a CDS encoding segregation and condensation protein A, producing MSEDQFEIRLPQFEGPFDLLLFFIERDELDIQDIPIARITDDFLNYIQHMSSLNMEVASEFIFVAATLMRIKAKMLLPRYDAETGTEIDPKEDLVRKLIEYKKFKLVCEEMRPMEEERLKQEKRGNIAADLQQVEEVPLPGEELSSISLYKLMLVYDRMLRRWQTRTEPVKHTVVQYPYTIEKQKLAIADLLNINKRLEFAAITKMSENKVHFVYNFLALLEMLQQQLIEIQIGTGYNNFWVSAIPQTDLN
- a CDS encoding PAS domain S-box protein, producing the protein MVEHNPVPANEKERLEALNSYDILDTLPEKQYDAIVRLASYICEVPLAFISFIDRDRQWFKSKQGLDVDAIPRADSFCRFTIMSDILVEVPDTTKHNIFSGSQIVIDEPNIRFYASAPLIDPEGHHLGSLCVFDTKPKTLNNSQRDALTTLAEEVISHLTIRKQKKELEATLQWHKEFYNLFNSSPEIHCITDKDLNILFINKAVTGILGYQPQQAIGQPIWKYFPDEKRVEILKLMRSDASRYNRSFQIETPITLPDHSDVRFVSWSVVAHGEKWYASGRDITENKRIGEELEMLSLAASKVNNGIVISNSDDKVVWANSGFKDITGYSLTDVYNQRLRDILKGKVANKTLEEKLDEDIKYKRSYEVELQMHRKDGTPIWVSIINSIVRDADGNVDKQIRVVIDITERKRIEQDVEILSSAARRSPSGILIRDKDMRIVWMNEALETITGYSLEEMRGETFSDKLVGPQTDTKILQAAIQARENNRPYEIEVNLYKKDGTPVWVFLSNSPYFNETGQLERQIMVAVDITERKLAEQQLTTLSLVASNTTSGVVINNGEGEVEWVNQAFEKITGYNCDDVYGKHLGDVLKGELTDVSIIEKSRQLSRNKQSFDVDLLVYRKDGKPLWVSVINSVILDAEGKVDKYIEVIIDISAKKKTEIELISAKEEALQLSRAKDMFISVMSHEIRTPLNAVIGISHLLIDEKTNDAQDENLKILKFSAENLLTLINDVLDFAKIETGNVELEKANINLRDLIGSVIASMQYRTGNKTIYLKEHIDADVPQLIVGDKTRLTQILMNLISNAVKFTEEGGVTVDIKVIEQSQKDVRIRFAITDTGIGIAKDKQSTIFESFKQAEADITRKYGGTGLGLAITKRLIELHDSRINIDSVPGKGSTFWFTITFPKVEENGINNNYQVETGLNLHALVVDDNQINRLLINKVLKKWGATADFAENGAEAIDKIDTNKNYDVVLMDIHMPVMGGLEAAQKIRSNQGNYYQNLPIIALTASMLNNQMDQIGRAGMNDYVLKPFDPKALFDKLSKYQKQ